One segment of Streptomyces sp. NBC_01463 DNA contains the following:
- a CDS encoding glutamate ABC transporter substrate-binding protein, translating to MRTRKVLAACAGLLLAVLAAGCGKEGSPPVKGPQPGALPVYKVDTGFRLPDSRTWTKAKKRGYLRVGAKEDQPYLGEKDPATGVYSGFDIEIARMMAASLGFDPKTIRFKTIASANRETALQNGQIDYYVGTYTINDMRKKLVGFAGPYYMAGQGLLVRTDENDIHGPQDLAGKTVCSAAGSTPYQRIAADYPKADLVAYDTYSICVDNLLTYQVDVVTTDDAILLGFAAKAPDEMKVVGKPFSEEPYGIGVPRSDNALRFALDDALEANEKNGNWKKAFEATLGLSGVPAPKPPPIDRYPAN from the coding sequence TTGCGTACGAGAAAAGTACTGGCGGCCTGTGCCGGCCTCCTGCTGGCCGTCCTCGCCGCGGGCTGCGGCAAGGAGGGCAGCCCGCCGGTGAAGGGGCCGCAGCCCGGTGCGCTGCCGGTCTACAAGGTCGATACCGGCTTCCGGCTCCCGGACTCCAGGACGTGGACGAAGGCGAAGAAGCGCGGCTATCTGCGGGTGGGCGCCAAGGAGGACCAGCCCTATCTGGGCGAGAAGGACCCGGCCACCGGGGTCTACTCCGGTTTCGACATCGAGATCGCCCGGATGATGGCGGCCTCACTGGGCTTCGACCCCAAGACGATCCGGTTCAAGACGATCGCCTCCGCCAACCGCGAGACCGCCCTGCAGAACGGGCAGATCGACTACTACGTCGGCACCTACACCATCAACGACATGCGCAAGAAGCTCGTCGGGTTCGCCGGCCCCTACTACATGGCCGGCCAGGGGCTGCTGGTCCGCACCGACGAGAACGACATCCACGGCCCGCAGGACCTGGCCGGCAAGACGGTCTGTTCGGCGGCCGGCTCGACCCCGTACCAGCGGATCGCCGCCGACTACCCGAAGGCCGACCTGGTCGCCTACGACACGTACTCCATCTGCGTCGACAACCTGCTGACGTACCAGGTCGACGTCGTCACCACCGACGACGCGATCCTGCTGGGCTTCGCCGCCAAGGCGCCCGACGAGATGAAGGTCGTCGGCAAGCCCTTCTCCGAGGAGCCGTACGGCATCGGGGTGCCGCGCAGCGACAACGCGCTGCGGTTCGCGCTCGACGACGCGCTGGAGGCCAACGAGAAGAACGGCAACTGGAAGAAGGCCTTCGAGGCGACGCTCGGTCTCTCCGGGGTGCCCGCGCCGAAGCCGCCGCCCATCGACCGCTACCCGGCGAACTGA
- a CDS encoding amino acid ABC transporter ATP-binding protein — protein MAVDPLIELRDVNKFYGKLHVLQDINLTVGRGEVVVVIGPSGSGKSTLCRTINRLETIESGHITLDGRPLPEEGKGLAQLRAEVGMVFQSFNLFAHKTVLANVSLAQLKVRRRKKDEADRRSRELLERVGLASQADKFPAQLSGGQQQRVAIARALAMDPKALLFDEPTSALDPEMINEVLEVMQQLAREGMTMVVVTHEMGFARSAANRVVFMADGRIVEDRTPEDFFTAPESDRAKDFLSKILKH, from the coding sequence ATGGCCGTCGATCCGTTGATCGAGCTGCGTGACGTCAATAAGTTCTACGGAAAGTTGCACGTACTGCAGGACATCAATCTCACCGTCGGCCGCGGGGAGGTGGTGGTGGTCATCGGCCCCTCCGGCTCCGGCAAGTCAACGCTCTGCCGCACCATCAACCGGCTGGAGACGATCGAGTCCGGCCACATCACCCTCGACGGCAGACCCCTCCCCGAGGAGGGCAAGGGACTGGCGCAGCTGAGGGCCGAAGTCGGCATGGTCTTCCAGTCGTTCAACCTGTTCGCGCACAAGACCGTGCTGGCCAACGTCTCGCTGGCCCAGCTCAAGGTCCGCAGGCGGAAGAAGGACGAGGCCGACCGGCGGTCCCGGGAGCTCCTGGAGCGGGTGGGGCTCGCCTCGCAGGCCGACAAGTTCCCCGCCCAGCTCTCCGGCGGGCAGCAGCAGCGCGTGGCCATCGCCCGCGCCCTCGCCATGGACCCCAAGGCGCTCCTCTTCGACGAGCCCACCTCGGCCCTCGACCCGGAGATGATCAACGAGGTGCTGGAAGTGATGCAGCAGCTCGCCCGCGAGGGCATGACCATGGTCGTCGTCACGCACGAGATGGGCTTCGCCCGCTCCGCCGCCAACCGGGTCGTCTTCATGGCCGACGGCCGCATCGTCGAGGACCGCACCCCGGAGGACTTCTTCACCGCGCCGGAGAGCGACCGCGCCAAGGACTTCCTGTCCAAGATCCTCAAGCACTGA
- a CDS encoding DUF6278 family protein — translation MNIPFLDNWRKRHDGTREAGLAAAVEADPGGVAELLAECELLRVRVGERGLELDDSPASLAALDQLPPRWRDDPEELPWLGNDAGLYLGTVLVRNVAGAHWHIWPSGQPVVRLASGREIDVVEAGLDWAMTGSPELSQVYSESAEG, via the coding sequence ATGAACATCCCTTTCTTGGACAACTGGCGTAAGCGTCACGACGGAACGCGGGAGGCGGGGCTCGCGGCCGCCGTCGAAGCCGATCCGGGAGGCGTGGCAGAACTGCTCGCCGAATGTGAGCTGCTGCGCGTCCGGGTGGGGGAGCGGGGACTCGAACTCGACGACAGCCCGGCCTCGTTGGCCGCGCTCGACCAGCTGCCGCCGCGCTGGCGCGACGACCCGGAGGAACTGCCCTGGCTGGGCAACGACGCGGGCCTCTATCTGGGGACCGTCCTGGTGCGCAACGTCGCCGGTGCGCACTGGCACATCTGGCCGAGCGGCCAGCCCGTGGTGCGGCTCGCCTCGGGGCGCGAGATCGATGTCGTCGAGGCCGGTCTGGACTGGGCGATGACGGGCAGTCCGGAGCTGTCGCAGGTGTACTCGGAGTCGGCCGAGGGGTGA
- a CDS encoding MFS transporter, with the protein MPFSVYALGLAVFAQGTSEFMLSGLLSGISGDLHVSLPAAGLLTSAFAVGMVVGAPLMALLGRNWPRRRALLFFLGVFAAVHVVGAVTSSYGVLLATRVVAAVANAGFWAVALVTAVALAGPAARARATSVVVGGVTVACVAGVPAGAWLGGEWGWRAAFWAVALVSLPALAVIAATIPAGRPAAALPSAYTELRTLASPRLLLALLTSALVQGATFCAFSYLEPVARHVTGLGAAWVPVLLALFGVGSFVGVAVCGRIIDSRPLALTAAGLVALTLGWALFASAAGSAVAVVALVLVQGMLAFGTGTALISQVFRLAGGAPTLAGSFSTAAFNVGGALGPWLGGLAIGAGFGFRSPLWVSALLMVLALGTAGAAAATRESAVEAQAPRRADA; encoded by the coding sequence ATGCCGTTTTCCGTCTACGCCCTCGGGCTCGCCGTCTTCGCCCAGGGCACGTCCGAGTTCATGCTGTCCGGCCTGCTGTCGGGCATCTCGGGAGATCTGCACGTCTCCCTTCCCGCCGCGGGTCTGCTGACCTCGGCGTTCGCCGTCGGGATGGTGGTCGGGGCGCCGCTGATGGCGCTCCTGGGCCGCAACTGGCCGCGCCGCCGCGCCCTGCTGTTCTTCCTGGGTGTATTCGCCGCCGTCCACGTCGTCGGCGCGGTCACCTCCAGTTACGGGGTGCTGCTCGCGACGCGGGTCGTCGCCGCGGTGGCCAACGCCGGATTCTGGGCCGTCGCCCTGGTGACCGCGGTCGCCCTGGCCGGTCCGGCGGCACGTGCGCGGGCCACGTCCGTGGTGGTCGGGGGTGTCACCGTGGCCTGTGTGGCGGGGGTGCCCGCCGGGGCGTGGCTGGGCGGGGAGTGGGGGTGGCGCGCGGCGTTCTGGGCGGTGGCCCTCGTCTCACTGCCGGCGCTCGCCGTGATCGCGGCGACGATCCCGGCGGGGCGGCCCGCGGCCGCGCTGCCGAGCGCGTACACCGAACTGCGGACCCTGGCCTCGCCCCGTCTGCTGCTGGCCCTGCTGACGAGCGCGCTCGTGCAGGGTGCGACCTTCTGCGCGTTCTCCTACCTGGAGCCGGTCGCCCGGCACGTCACCGGGCTCGGTGCCGCATGGGTGCCCGTCCTGCTCGCGCTGTTCGGTGTCGGTTCGTTCGTCGGCGTCGCGGTCTGCGGCCGGATCATCGATTCCCGGCCGCTCGCGCTGACGGCGGCGGGCCTGGTGGCGCTCACCCTGGGCTGGGCGCTGTTCGCCTCGGCGGCGGGCAGCGCGGTGGCGGTGGTCGCTCTCGTGCTCGTCCAGGGCATGCTCGCGTTCGGCACCGGGACCGCGCTGATCTCGCAGGTGTTCCGGCTGGCGGGCGGTGCGCCGACCCTGGCCGGTTCGTTCTCCACCGCCGCGTTCAACGTGGGCGGGGCGCTCGGACCGTGGCTCGGCGGACTGGCGATCGGCGCCGGGTTCGGCTTCCGCTCACCGCTGTGGGTGAGCGCGCTGCTCATGGTCCTGGCGCTCGGCACGGCGGGAGCGGCCGCTGCCACGCGTGAGTCCGCCGTGGAGGCTCAGGCGCCGCGGCGGGCGGACGCCTGA
- a CDS encoding exodeoxyribonuclease III, with product MRIATWNVNSITARLPRLLAWLESTGTDVLCIQETKCTAEQFPAEALRELGYESAVNATGRWNGVALVSRVGLADVVTGLPGGPEYDGVQEPRAISATCGPVRLWSVYVPNGREVEHEHYAYKLRWFEALQKAVAGDAAGAQPFAVLGDFNVAPTDEDVWDPALFEGATHVTPAERAALATLREEGLADVMPRPLKYDRPYTFWDYRELRFPKNKGMRIDLVYGNAPFTAAVKDSYVDREERKGKGASDHAPVVVDLEL from the coding sequence ATGCGCATCGCGACCTGGAACGTCAATTCGATCACCGCCCGACTGCCGAGGCTGCTGGCCTGGCTGGAGAGCACCGGCACGGACGTGCTGTGCATCCAGGAGACCAAGTGCACGGCCGAGCAGTTCCCGGCCGAGGCGCTCCGTGAGCTGGGCTACGAGTCCGCGGTCAACGCCACGGGCCGGTGGAACGGGGTGGCGCTGGTCTCCCGCGTGGGGCTGGCCGACGTCGTGACGGGGCTGCCCGGCGGTCCGGAGTACGACGGAGTGCAGGAGCCCCGGGCGATCAGCGCGACCTGCGGGCCGGTCCGCCTCTGGTCGGTGTACGTGCCCAACGGCCGCGAGGTCGAGCACGAGCACTACGCGTACAAGCTGCGCTGGTTCGAGGCGCTGCAGAAGGCGGTGGCCGGGGACGCCGCGGGGGCGCAGCCGTTCGCCGTGCTCGGTGACTTCAACGTGGCCCCGACCGACGAGGACGTCTGGGACCCGGCGCTGTTCGAGGGCGCCACCCATGTCACGCCGGCCGAGCGGGCCGCCCTCGCCACCCTGCGCGAGGAGGGCCTCGCCGACGTCATGCCCCGCCCCCTGAAGTACGACCGGCCGTACACCTTCTGGGACTACCGCGAGCTGCGCTTCCCGAAGAACAAGGGCATGCGCATCGACCTCGTCTACGGCAACGCCCCCTTCACCGCCGCCGTCAAGGACAGTTACGTGGACCGCGAGGAGCGCAAGGGGAAGGGCGCGTCCGACCACGCCCCCGTCGTCGTCGACCTGGAGCTCTGA
- a CDS encoding MBL fold metallo-hydrolase yields MNAQTPEPLPLTLTKQSHSCVRLEKGGRTLVIDPGGFSERDAAIGAEAILVTHEHPDHFDEERLRAGLEADPAAEIWTLRSVADKLAAAFPGRVHTVGHGDTFSAAGFDVQVHGELHAVIHPDLPRVTNVGFLVDGSLFHPGDALTVPDHPVDTLMLPVMAPWSKISEVIDYVREVGPRRAIDVHDALLTDLARPVYDAHIGNLGRADHERLAPGESRSL; encoded by the coding sequence ATGAACGCCCAGACTCCCGAGCCGCTCCCGCTCACACTGACCAAACAGTCCCACTCATGTGTCCGTCTGGAGAAGGGCGGGCGCACGCTCGTCATCGACCCGGGAGGGTTCTCGGAGCGGGACGCCGCGATCGGCGCCGAGGCGATCCTGGTGACGCACGAGCATCCCGACCACTTCGACGAGGAGCGGCTGCGGGCCGGTCTTGAGGCCGACCCGGCCGCCGAGATCTGGACGCTGCGCAGCGTGGCCGACAAGCTCGCGGCGGCGTTCCCGGGGCGCGTCCACACCGTCGGACACGGCGACACCTTCTCGGCCGCCGGGTTCGACGTCCAGGTGCACGGCGAACTCCACGCCGTGATCCACCCGGACCTTCCGCGCGTCACGAACGTGGGCTTCCTGGTCGACGGCTCCCTCTTCCACCCGGGGGACGCCCTCACCGTGCCCGACCACCCGGTCGACACGCTGATGCTTCCGGTGATGGCCCCCTGGAGCAAGATCTCCGAGGTCATCGACTACGTGCGCGAGGTCGGACCGCGCCGGGCCATCGACGTCCACGACGCGCTGCTCACCGATCTCGCCCGCCCCGTCTACGACGCCCACATCGGCAACCTGGGCCGCGCGGACCACGAGCGGCTGGCCCCGGGGGAATCGAGGAGCCTCTGA
- a CDS encoding alpha/beta fold hydrolase, translating to MSQTDNKTLKYQVDGPEDAPVLVLGPSLGTTWHMWDRQIPELTQHWRVFRYDLPGHGGAPAHPATAVAELADRVVATLDSLGVQRFGYAGCSIGGAIGADLALRHPHRVATLALVASSPRFGSADEFRQRGVIVRTNGLEPMARTAPERWFTPGFAAAQPAIVEWAVQMVRTTDPGCYIAACEALAAFDIRAELGRIGVPTLVLVGAEDQVTGPGDARTLVAGIPDARLALVPGASHLAPVEQPGAVTDLLLTHFSTAWQDTMAAIPVLPSAPRLSAPVLPVAELTAATAQPEAAAGGRPDPYGPGMKIRREVLGDAHVDGVMAAADDFTSGFEEFVTRYAWGEVWGREGLDRRMRSSVTLTALVASGRMEGLAAHVTAALRNGLTPAEIREVLLQTAVYCGIPAASAAFTIAQSVIQAETTPPA from the coding sequence GTGAGCCAGACAGACAACAAAACGTTGAAATACCAGGTAGATGGGCCAGAGGATGCACCCGTGCTGGTGCTCGGACCAAGCCTCGGTACCACATGGCACATGTGGGACCGGCAGATACCCGAGCTCACCCAGCACTGGAGAGTGTTCCGCTACGACCTCCCGGGGCACGGCGGTGCGCCCGCCCACCCCGCCACCGCGGTCGCCGAGCTCGCCGACCGGGTCGTGGCCACCCTCGACAGCCTCGGCGTCCAGCGCTTCGGGTACGCGGGCTGTTCCATCGGTGGTGCGATCGGCGCGGATCTCGCGCTGCGGCACCCGCACCGGGTCGCCACGCTGGCCCTGGTGGCCTCCTCGCCCCGGTTCGGGAGTGCCGACGAGTTCCGGCAGCGCGGGGTGATCGTCCGGACGAACGGGCTGGAGCCGATGGCCCGCACCGCGCCGGAGCGCTGGTTCACCCCGGGTTTCGCCGCCGCGCAGCCGGCCATCGTCGAGTGGGCCGTCCAGATGGTCCGCACCACCGACCCCGGCTGCTACATCGCGGCCTGCGAGGCCCTCGCCGCCTTCGACATCCGCGCCGAACTCGGGCGGATCGGCGTTCCCACGCTCGTCCTCGTCGGTGCCGAGGACCAGGTCACCGGCCCCGGTGACGCCCGGACCCTGGTGGCGGGCATACCCGACGCCCGGCTCGCCCTCGTGCCCGGCGCCTCCCACCTCGCCCCGGTCGAGCAGCCGGGTGCGGTCACGGACCTGCTGCTCACCCATTTCTCCACGGCCTGGCAGGACACCATGGCCGCCATCCCCGTGCTCCCGTCCGCTCCCCGGCTCTCCGCCCCGGTGCTGCCCGTCGCGGAGCTCACCGCCGCCACCGCACAGCCCGAGGCGGCCGCCGGCGGGCGGCCCGATCCGTACGGGCCGGGCATGAAGATCCGCCGCGAGGTCCTCGGTGACGCCCACGTCGACGGCGTCATGGCCGCCGCCGACGACTTCACCAGTGGCTTCGAGGAGTTCGTCACCCGCTACGCCTGGGGTGAGGTGTGGGGGCGGGAAGGGCTGGACCGGCGGATGCGCAGCAGCGTCACGCTCACCGCGCTGGTCGCCTCGGGACGTATGGAGGGACTGGCCGCGCACGTCACGGCCGCCCTGCGCAACGGGCTCACCCCGGCCGAGATCAGGGAGGTATTGCTGCAGACCGCCGTGTACTGCGGGATTCCGGCCGCGAGCGCCGCCTTCACGATCGCGCAGTCGGTGATTCAGGCGGAAACGACACCTCCCGCGTAG
- a CDS encoding site-specific integrase: MLWSLKAGRARGSKAGSGLGVTSVDMSLARLKDVLNRAVTKRLVTTNVASELSIPRKARKVERKTKAQPVPWNVTEVHTFVGHVKSDRLYAPLLLSLMGLRPAEVVGLRWSDIDLTTDALTVANTRTMMGNKKVVEKDTKSMAGERALPLPLPVKEALKRFKALQAAEKLTLGEDCLDSGYICVNEAGEVRTTKQLRTRAYKLMEEAELRRARLYDARASCVTYLANDGVPDHLLARWAGHTNVKTTKRWYVKPDVEDLRGAATTWGGLHSAQEGGV; the protein is encoded by the coding sequence ATGCTCTGGTCTCTGAAGGCCGGTCGCGCTCGTGGGTCAAAAGCCGGATCGGGTCTCGGAGTAACCAGTGTGGACATGAGTCTTGCTCGGCTCAAGGACGTTCTGAATCGCGCCGTGACTAAGCGGCTCGTGACAACGAACGTGGCATCGGAACTGAGCATCCCGCGTAAGGCCCGAAAGGTTGAGCGGAAGACCAAGGCTCAACCGGTCCCGTGGAACGTCACGGAAGTCCACACGTTCGTAGGTCACGTGAAGAGCGACAGGCTTTACGCTCCGCTCCTCCTGTCACTCATGGGTCTCCGTCCGGCGGAAGTCGTTGGACTCCGTTGGTCGGATATCGACCTGACCACTGACGCGCTCACCGTGGCCAACACCCGGACCATGATGGGGAACAAGAAAGTGGTGGAGAAGGACACCAAGTCCATGGCAGGGGAACGCGCACTCCCGCTGCCTCTCCCGGTAAAAGAAGCCTTGAAGAGGTTCAAGGCTCTCCAGGCGGCTGAGAAATTGACTCTGGGGGAGGACTGCTTGGACTCCGGCTACATCTGCGTGAATGAGGCCGGAGAGGTCCGCACAACCAAGCAACTCCGCACCCGTGCGTACAAGCTCATGGAAGAGGCGGAATTGCGTCGTGCGCGCCTTTACGACGCTCGTGCGTCGTGCGTCACCTACCTGGCCAACGATGGGGTGCCGGATCACTTGCTGGCACGATGGGCGGGGCACACCAACGTCAAGACCACCAAGCGTTGGTACGTGAAGCCGGACGTAGAGGATCTTCGTGGAGCCGCTACGACATGGGGCGGTCTTCACAGTGCTCAGGAGGGGGGTGTGTGA
- a CDS encoding Tn3 family transposase — protein MERVKDDGLSGTHHGRRRRPAYDYLASPDLRREIHGGLRVVENWNSANTVLHYGKDGALTGPDKERAETSMLALHLLQSSLVHISTLPLQQVLAEPTWAK, from the coding sequence GTGGAACGGGTCAAGGATGATGGCCTCTCAGGCACACACCACGGTCGCCGTCGGCGCCCCGCGTACGACTACCTGGCCAGCCCCGACCTGCGCCGCGAGATCCACGGCGGGCTCCGGGTCGTGGAGAACTGGAACAGCGCGAACACCGTCCTGCACTACGGCAAAGACGGCGCCCTGACCGGCCCGGACAAGGAGCGCGCCGAGACGTCGATGCTCGCCCTGCACCTGCTCCAATCGAGCCTCGTCCACATCAGCACCCTGCCGCTCCAGCAGGTCCTCGCCGAACCGACCTGGGCCAAGTAG
- a CDS encoding SRPBCC domain-containing protein, which translates to MTGDRIEREIVIAAAPEKVWPLVAEPGFWATDDESIRGTQAAEGQSLVARHSEHGDFPMRVEKADPPKYLAYRWVSAFPGEELREDNSTLVEFTLTPEGDGTRLHVMESGFAALPTSEDNRLNVINDHTAGWEQCLAALTARAE; encoded by the coding sequence ATGACTGGTGACCGCATCGAGCGTGAGATCGTGATCGCGGCAGCCCCGGAGAAGGTCTGGCCGCTGGTGGCCGAGCCCGGGTTCTGGGCAACCGACGACGAGAGCATTCGTGGCACGCAGGCCGCGGAAGGCCAGTCCCTGGTGGCCCGGCACTCGGAACACGGCGACTTCCCGATGCGCGTGGAGAAGGCCGATCCGCCGAAGTATCTGGCGTATCGGTGGGTGAGTGCGTTCCCCGGCGAAGAGCTGCGCGAGGACAACTCCACGCTCGTGGAGTTCACCCTGACGCCCGAGGGCGACGGCACCCGGCTGCACGTCATGGAGAGCGGGTTCGCCGCTCTTCCGACGTCCGAGGACAACCGTCTCAACGTGATCAACGACCACACCGCCGGCTGGGAACAGTGCCTCGCCGCTCTCACCGCCCGGGCTGAGTGA
- a CDS encoding metalloregulator ArsR/SmtB family transcription factor, translated as MVDQPPADGEVVDSVLAALADPTRRQMLDLLSAHGQATATTLAGRLPISRQAVVKHLAVLDAAGLVGSVKAGREVRYAVRSEALDATARWMAALSSDWDRRLAKIKRIAEAAERDAQ; from the coding sequence GTGGTGGATCAACCTCCCGCGGACGGCGAGGTCGTCGACAGCGTCCTGGCCGCCCTGGCCGACCCGACCCGCCGTCAGATGTTGGACCTGCTCTCCGCACACGGCCAGGCCACCGCCACCACGCTCGCCGGCAGGCTTCCGATCTCGCGTCAGGCGGTGGTAAAGCACCTCGCCGTACTCGATGCGGCCGGACTGGTGGGCAGCGTGAAGGCCGGACGCGAGGTGCGGTACGCGGTGCGCTCCGAGGCGCTGGATGCCACGGCCCGCTGGATGGCGGCGCTCTCATCCGACTGGGATCGCCGACTGGCGAAGATCAAGCGCATCGCGGAGGCGGCCGAGAGGGATGCGCAGTAA
- a CDS encoding GNAT family N-acetyltransferase: MYATCPSRECSGSRRGRRAAAADALIAGLGPQRSRLLLASAGGELAGWLNIRRDPHPLVAHWGTLHHVQTGLAFRGTGTGAALMRQARDMAREDMGLEQLRLAVRAGMGLEDFYGHLGWKEIGRWTGALRLAPGDDRDEILMALTL; the protein is encoded by the coding sequence GTGTACGCAACCTGTCCCAGCAGGGAATGTTCTGGCTCACGACGAGGTCGCCGCGCCGCGGCAGCCGATGCCCTGATCGCCGGTCTCGGTCCGCAGCGCAGTCGGCTGCTCCTGGCGAGCGCCGGCGGGGAGCTTGCGGGCTGGCTGAACATACGGCGTGACCCGCATCCACTGGTCGCCCACTGGGGCACCCTCCACCACGTCCAGACCGGCCTCGCCTTCCGGGGCACGGGCACCGGGGCCGCGCTGATGCGCCAGGCCCGGGACATGGCGCGCGAGGACATGGGCCTGGAACAACTACGGCTGGCCGTGCGGGCGGGCATGGGCCTGGAGGACTTCTACGGTCACCTTGGCTGGAAGGAGATCGGCCGGTGGACAGGCGCTCTGCGACTGGCACCGGGTGATGACCGTGACGAGATCCTGATGGCGCTCACGCTGTGA
- a CDS encoding LacI family transcriptional regulator: protein MSSSLKDVAARAGVSARTVSNVVNGSARVAAQTRQRVQEAIDELGYRPNLAARSLRAGRTGIIGLAIPEFHSPYFGELAGLLVDEARLRSWTVIIEQTRGNAEFERRLLTGDSGRVMDGLIISPWALSADELTATANTLPIVMLGERNAQGKADHVAVDNVAAADEATTHLLSLGRRRVAAIGLQPHLRNGTAQQRAEGYRRALERAGIPPRPEWERSVTSLHREDGARAMTELLDGGTVPDAVFAFSDELALGAMHVAHLKGIRMPEQLAVVGFDDVEDGRFSHPALTTVSPDKQQIAQRALQCLADRVYSPHNDVPAATLTIPHRLLVRGSTVPETESSG from the coding sequence ATGAGCAGCAGCTTGAAGGACGTGGCGGCGCGTGCCGGTGTCTCGGCGCGGACCGTGTCGAACGTGGTCAACGGATCTGCCCGGGTCGCGGCGCAGACGCGCCAGCGGGTGCAGGAGGCGATCGACGAGCTGGGGTATCGCCCCAACCTGGCGGCTCGCAGCCTGCGGGCCGGCCGCACCGGAATCATCGGGCTGGCCATCCCGGAGTTCCACTCGCCCTACTTCGGAGAGCTTGCCGGGCTGCTGGTCGACGAAGCACGTCTCCGTTCGTGGACGGTGATCATCGAGCAGACGCGGGGCAACGCCGAGTTCGAACGACGACTGCTGACCGGCGACAGCGGCCGGGTGATGGACGGACTGATCATCAGTCCGTGGGCTCTGAGCGCAGATGAATTGACTGCCACCGCAAACACCCTGCCCATCGTGATGCTCGGCGAACGCAATGCCCAGGGCAAGGCGGACCATGTGGCGGTGGACAATGTGGCTGCTGCTGACGAGGCGACCACTCATCTGCTGAGCTTGGGGCGTCGACGAGTTGCGGCGATCGGGCTGCAGCCGCACCTGCGAAACGGGACTGCACAACAGCGCGCTGAGGGCTATCGCAGGGCGCTGGAGCGGGCCGGCATCCCGCCCAGGCCGGAATGGGAGCGGAGCGTGACCTCACTGCACCGGGAGGACGGCGCCCGGGCCATGACAGAACTGCTCGACGGCGGCACCGTCCCCGACGCCGTGTTCGCGTTCAGCGACGAACTGGCGCTGGGCGCCATGCACGTGGCGCACCTCAAGGGCATACGCATGCCGGAACAGTTGGCCGTCGTCGGATTCGATGACGTCGAGGACGGTCGTTTCAGCCACCCGGCCCTGACTACCGTCTCACCCGACAAGCAGCAGATCGCCCAGCGCGCCCTGCAATGCCTCGCGGACCGCGTCTACAGCCCGCACAACGACGTCCCAGCGGCCACTCTGACGATTCCGCACCGGCTGCTCGTACGGGGAAGCACCGTGCCGGAAACAGAATCCTCCGGGTGA
- a CDS encoding phytanoyl-CoA dioxygenase family protein, translating to MSPHPYPGVTLTDLDVDVSSDVTALYSDGITAHKGAFLPEWADRLREDIEAAFQEAFARPGGAVGRGPHRYYVEIHPEQLRGFVDLVDHPWVRSVCTAALGPDYRIVELGFDVPLEGAVNQPWHRDFPMPEETRAEGRLTSLAFNVTAVDTEEDMGPFEIAPGTQWDDSPEFGHGMFPPRSHYARYEKRAVRKFPRRGDISARTALTIHRGTKNNSSKSRPVLVLGVDGPEAANGDRHDTAVTRAYWEALPERVRRHLDCAVVDVLEPVTQKHTIEGLVMGDA from the coding sequence ATGAGCCCGCACCCGTACCCCGGCGTCACGCTGACCGACCTCGACGTCGATGTGTCGTCCGACGTCACGGCTCTCTACTCGGACGGCATCACAGCCCATAAGGGCGCCTTCCTCCCGGAGTGGGCAGACCGGCTCCGCGAGGACATAGAGGCGGCCTTCCAGGAGGCCTTCGCCCGACCTGGAGGTGCAGTCGGCCGGGGCCCGCACCGCTACTACGTGGAAATCCACCCCGAGCAGCTCCGCGGCTTCGTCGACCTTGTCGACCACCCGTGGGTGCGGTCGGTCTGTACCGCCGCCCTCGGCCCCGATTACCGCATCGTCGAGCTGGGCTTCGACGTGCCGCTCGAAGGCGCCGTCAACCAGCCCTGGCACCGGGACTTCCCCATGCCGGAGGAGACCCGCGCCGAGGGACGGCTGACCTCGCTCGCCTTCAACGTGACCGCAGTGGACACGGAGGAGGACATGGGGCCCTTCGAGATCGCGCCGGGCACCCAGTGGGACGACAGCCCGGAGTTCGGGCACGGCATGTTCCCGCCCCGCTCCCACTACGCGCGCTACGAGAAGCGGGCCGTGCGCAAGTTTCCTCGCCGGGGGGACATTTCCGCCCGCACCGCGCTCACCATCCACCGCGGCACCAAGAACAACTCCTCGAAGTCCCGCCCCGTGCTCGTCCTGGGAGTCGACGGCCCCGAAGCCGCCAACGGCGACCGACACGACACCGCCGTGACCCGCGCCTACTGGGAAGCACTTCCGGAGCGCGTCCGGCGCCACCTCGACTGCGCGGTCGTCGACGTGTTGGAGCCGGTGACGCAAAAGCACACCATCGAGGGCCTGGTCATGGGCGACGCCTAA